A region from the Candidatus Aminicenantes bacterium genome encodes:
- the tuf gene encoding elongation factor Tu (EF-Tu; promotes GTP-dependent binding of aminoacyl-tRNA to the A-site of ribosomes during protein biosynthesis; when the tRNA anticodon matches the mRNA codon, GTP hydrolysis results; the inactive EF-Tu-GDP leaves the ribosome and release of GDP is promoted by elongation factor Ts; many prokaryotes have two copies of the gene encoding EF-Tu), with protein RPQFFFRTTDVTGSVNLPEGVEMVMPGDNANLSIELITPIAMEKGLKFAIREGGRTIGAGSVTDIIE; from the coding sequence ATCGTCCGCAGTTCTTTTTCCGCACCACGGACGTGACGGGCTCGGTTAATCTTCCCGAAGGCGTGGAGATGGTCATGCCCGGCGACAACGCGAACCTGTCAATTGAGCTGATCACGCCGATTGCCATGGAGAAGGGCCTGAAGTTCGCCATCCGCGAAGGCGGCCGCACCATCGGCGCCGGCTCCGTGACCGATATTATTGAATAG
- a CDS encoding 30S ribosomal protein S10: MATKIRIKLKSFDSRILDKSSAEIVAKAKRTGARVAGPIPVPTRIEKFCVLRSPHVDKKSREHFERRTHSRLIEIREHNDDTIAELKKMDLPAGVEVEVKSN, encoded by the coding sequence ATGGCAACCAAAATTCGCATCAAGTTGAAATCTTTTGACAGCCGCATCCTGGACAAGTCTTCCGCGGAAATCGTGGCCAAGGCCAAACGTACGGGTGCCCGGGTGGCGGGTCCGATTCCGGTTCCCACCCGGATCGAGAAGTTTTGCGTGCTGCGTTCACCCCACGTGGACAAGAAATCCCGTGAACACTTTGAACGCCGCACCCACTCGCGACTGATCGAGATCCGCGAACACAATGACGACACAATTGCTGAACTGAAAAAGATGGATCTTCCCGCTGGTGTCGAAGTTGAGGTGAAGTCAAACTAG
- a CDS encoding 50S ribosomal protein L3 yields MIQGLIGKKIGMTQLFDEDGRVHPVTVIQAGPCVVVQKKSNGSEHGRKVQIGLVENRKTKGINRPLKGHFDKAGVPPTRILREVFLDDETIAVGDTVKVDIFEEKESVSVSGTTKGKGFQGVVKRWNFRGGRATHGSMFHRRPGSTGMCAYPGEVHKGKKMPGRMGGKRKTVKGLRVVRVDAANNLILVHGAVPGFNGNYVMVLKDSFKRRQP; encoded by the coding sequence ATGATACAAGGACTGATAGGAAAAAAGATCGGCATGACCCAGTTGTTCGACGAGGACGGCCGGGTTCATCCGGTAACGGTAATCCAGGCAGGTCCCTGCGTGGTGGTGCAGAAGAAGTCCAACGGCAGCGAACATGGCCGCAAAGTCCAAATTGGACTGGTTGAGAATCGAAAAACCAAGGGCATCAACCGTCCCCTGAAAGGACACTTCGACAAAGCCGGTGTGCCGCCGACAAGAATTCTGCGGGAAGTTTTTTTGGATGACGAAACCATTGCGGTCGGTGACACCGTGAAAGTGGATATTTTCGAAGAGAAAGAATCGGTCAGCGTTTCGGGAACCACCAAGGGCAAAGGATTTCAGGGTGTGGTCAAGCGCTGGAATTTCCGCGGCGGCCGGGCCACCCACGGTTCCATGTTCCACCGTCGACCTGGATCCACAGGTATGTGCGCTTATCCGGGAGAAGTTCATAAGGGTAAAAAGATGCCGGGCCGTATGGGCGGCAAACGCAAAACTGTAAAAGGCTTGCGCGTTGTGCGGGTTGATGCCGCCAACAACCTGATCCTGGTTCACGGGGCGGTTCCCGGGTTCAACGGCAACTACGTAATGGTGCTGAAGGATTCCTTTAAAAGGAGACAACCATGA
- a CDS encoding 50S ribosomal protein L4: protein MIKLKVRDMHNKEVSEVKLPEEVFNYPLKEHLIYEAVKSHMAARRQGNASTKSRHQVSGGGRKPWRQKGTGRARAGSNRSPLWRSGGTVFGPQPRDYGLGMPRKARRNALKSVLSDKVRNERILVVDKLDVASGKTREMVKTLSNFSFEKLLIVDKRENTQLLKSTRNIPNIKAIDFSEINVYDSLDYGTIMFSLDAVNQLVEVLK from the coding sequence ATGATCAAGTTAAAGGTCAGGGATATGCACAATAAAGAGGTCAGCGAGGTCAAACTGCCCGAAGAGGTGTTCAACTATCCCTTGAAAGAGCACCTGATTTACGAGGCGGTTAAAAGCCACATGGCGGCTCGCCGCCAGGGCAATGCCAGCACGAAATCCCGTCACCAGGTGTCCGGCGGCGGCCGCAAGCCCTGGCGCCAGAAAGGCACCGGCCGCGCCCGCGCGGGTTCCAACCGCAGCCCGCTGTGGCGCAGTGGCGGCACCGTGTTCGGACCCCAGCCACGCGACTACGGCCTGGGAATGCCGCGCAAGGCCCGGCGCAACGCGCTGAAATCCGTTCTCTCCGACAAGGTCCGCAACGAGCGGATCCTGGTGGTGGATAAACTGGATGTGGCTTCCGGAAAGACCCGGGAAATGGTGAAAACTCTGTCAAACTTTTCTTTCGAAAAGCTGCTGATCGTGGATAAGCGTGAAAACACCCAGTTGTTGAAAAGTACACGCAATATCCCCAACATCAAAGCCATCGATTTTTCCGAGATCAATGTGTATGATTCTCTGGATTACGGAACCATCATGTTTTCGCTGGATGCGGTGAACCAATTGGTAGAGGTGCTCAAATGA
- a CDS encoding 50S ribosomal protein L23, translating into MKLEHTDIIVAPFITEKSTDLKDQQQTLCFKVHPQANKIMVKEAVETLFKTQVGSVRLLNFQGKEKRYGRFSGRRPGWKKAYVKLKQGAKMIEYFEVV; encoded by the coding sequence ATGAAACTGGAACACACCGATATTATCGTGGCGCCTTTCATTACCGAGAAATCTACGGATTTGAAAGACCAGCAGCAGACCCTCTGCTTCAAGGTTCACCCTCAGGCCAACAAGATCATGGTCAAGGAAGCGGTCGAAACCTTGTTTAAAACCCAGGTGGGCAGTGTGCGCCTCCTGAATTTCCAGGGAAAAGAGAAGCGTTATGGCCGCTTCAGCGGTCGCCGCCCGGGGTGGAAAAAGGCCTATGTCAAATTGAAGCAAGGTGCGAAGATGATTGAATATTTCGAGGTGGTATGA
- a CDS encoding 50S ribosomal protein L2, whose protein sequence is MAIKAFNPVTPGQRGKTGYTFSEITAKEPYRKLVTALKKSGGRSNQGRITLRFRGGGHKRKYRVIDFKRNKLDISGVVETIEYDPNRSVRISLVKYTDGERRYILTPLGLKVGDPVISSDGEAEISSGNALQLKNIPVGTVIHNVEFAAGRGGQIARTAGSSVTLMAKEGRYALLKMPSGELRKVFNECRATIGQLGNVEHGNIKVGKAGRTRWLGRRPHVRGTVMNPIDHPHGGGEGKTKGGRIPVTPWGVPTKGYRTRRNKSTQKFIVRRRRK, encoded by the coding sequence ATGGCGATAAAGGCATTCAATCCCGTCACCCCGGGGCAGCGGGGCAAAACGGGATATACGTTTAGTGAAATCACGGCCAAAGAGCCCTATCGCAAGTTGGTCACCGCATTAAAGAAGAGTGGCGGCCGGTCCAACCAGGGACGCATCACCTTGCGTTTTCGGGGCGGTGGTCATAAGCGCAAGTACCGCGTTATCGATTTCAAGCGCAACAAGTTGGATATTTCGGGTGTGGTTGAAACCATCGAGTATGACCCAAACCGATCCGTGCGGATCTCCCTGGTAAAATACACCGATGGAGAACGTCGTTATATTCTGACGCCTCTTGGTTTAAAAGTGGGTGACCCCGTCATATCCAGTGACGGAGAGGCGGAAATCAGTTCAGGCAATGCCCTGCAGTTGAAAAACATCCCCGTGGGCACTGTGATCCACAATGTGGAGTTTGCCGCCGGTCGCGGTGGTCAGATCGCTCGTACGGCCGGCTCATCGGTTACGCTGATGGCCAAAGAAGGGCGGTATGCGTTGCTGAAAATGCCTTCCGGAGAGTTGCGCAAAGTCTTTAACGAGTGCCGGGCCACAATCGGTCAACTGGGCAACGTTGAACACGGCAACATCAAGGTGGGCAAGGCCGGTCGGACGCGTTGGCTGGGCCGCCGTCCCCATGTGCGGGGTACGGTGATGAATCCCATTGATCACCCCCACGGCGGCGGTGAGGGCAAGACCAAGGGCGGACGCATTCCCGTAACGCCATGGGGTGTGCCCACCAAGGGGTACCGCACACGGCGAAACAAAAGCACCCAGAAGTTCATTGTCAGAAGAAGGAGAAAGTGA
- a CDS encoding 30S ribosomal protein S19, with translation MPRSIKKGIFIDEKLFMKVLRVKNTKSREVIKTWSRASTVVPEMVGMTIAIHNGKKFIPVFVTENMVGYKLGEFAATRNYKGHTSKGKR, from the coding sequence ATGCCACGGTCAATTAAAAAAGGTATTTTCATTGATGAAAAACTGTTCATGAAGGTCTTGCGTGTAAAAAACACCAAGTCCCGTGAAGTCATCAAAACCTGGTCCCGGGCATCTACGGTTGTCCCGGAAATGGTGGGAATGACCATTGCCATTCATAACGGCAAAAAGTTTATTCCCGTTTTCGTGACCGAAAACATGGTGGGCTACAAACTGGGTGAATTTGCTGCCACCCGCAACTACAAGGGTCATACATCCAAGGGCAAGAGGTAA
- a CDS encoding 50S ribosomal protein L22 — MGHIAIAKGRYVKTSPQKSRLVADLIRGKDAGEALTILNFSRRKKAAGQISKVLNSAIANAQVKFPNVDVDNLYISRIFVDQAPSLKRFRAAPRGRGVRIMKKFAHITVYLDEREEK, encoded by the coding sequence ATGGGTCACATTGCAATTGCTAAAGGTCGATATGTCAAGACATCACCCCAGAAAAGCCGGCTGGTGGCGGATTTGATCCGCGGCAAAGACGCTGGAGAAGCGCTGACCATCTTGAACTTCAGCCGTCGCAAGAAAGCCGCCGGCCAGATTTCAAAGGTGTTGAATTCCGCCATTGCCAACGCTCAGGTAAAATTCCCCAACGTGGACGTGGACAACCTGTATATCTCCCGGATTTTCGTGGATCAGGCGCCTTCGTTGAAGCGTTTCCGTGCCGCTCCCCGGGGCCGGGGTGTGCGTATCATGAAAAAATTCGCCCATATTACGGTTTATTTAGATGAAAGAGAGGAGAAATAA
- a CDS encoding 30S ribosomal protein S3, with protein sequence MGQKTHPYGFRLGFNKSWLSLWYAKGKQYIDLFHSDLQLRHTIKKRYKHAGIASIEVKRISDTIRVQINTARPGIIIGKGGSGIQKMKKEIGEITGMTLDKILVDVIEIKYPELVAQLVAEGVAYQIERRISFRRAMRKAVDSTLRAGATGIKIKLSGRLGGAEIARSEWYLVGKLPLQTLKADIDYGFTEAFTDYGQIGIKTWVYTSDKEKERYRAQPLEIAEKGE encoded by the coding sequence ATGGGACAGAAAACACATCCATACGGATTCCGTCTGGGTTTCAATAAAAGTTGGCTATCCCTCTGGTATGCCAAGGGAAAGCAGTATATCGACCTGTTCCACAGCGACCTGCAACTCCGGCACACCATTAAAAAGCGGTACAAGCACGCGGGAATCGCATCCATTGAAGTCAAACGCATTTCCGATACCATTCGAGTCCAGATCAATACCGCCCGGCCCGGAATCATTATCGGTAAGGGTGGGTCCGGCATTCAGAAAATGAAGAAAGAGATTGGTGAGATCACGGGTATGACCCTGGACAAGATCCTGGTGGATGTGATTGAGATCAAGTATCCTGAACTGGTGGCGCAATTGGTGGCCGAAGGCGTGGCCTACCAGATTGAGCGCCGCATCTCTTTCCGCAGGGCCATGCGCAAGGCGGTCGACTCCACGCTGCGGGCGGGTGCCACGGGCATCAAGATCAAGTTGTCGGGTCGTCTGGGTGGTGCCGAGATCGCGCGTTCCGAGTGGTACCTCGTGGGCAAGTTGCCCCTTCAGACTTTGAAAGCCGATATCGATTACGGTTTTACCGAAGCCTTTACGGATTACGGCCAGATCGGGATCAAGACCTGGGTCTATACCAGCGACAAAGAAAAGGAGCGCTACCGCGCGCAACCCCTTGAAATCGCCGAAAAAGGAGAATAG
- a CDS encoding 50S ribosomal protein L16, with translation MLMPAKVKHRKQFRGKRRGKATKGNSLVFGEFGLQALENAWITARQIEAGRVAINRYIKRGGKLWIRLFPDKPVTAKPIEVRMGKGKGDPEFWVDVVKCGAVIYELEGVSEEVAKEAMRLAQGKFPIRTRFITRNK, from the coding sequence ATGTTGATGCCCGCGAAGGTAAAACACAGAAAGCAGTTCCGCGGTAAACGCCGTGGCAAAGCCACCAAAGGCAACAGCCTGGTGTTCGGTGAATTCGGTTTGCAGGCCCTGGAGAACGCGTGGATTACGGCCAGGCAGATTGAAGCCGGTCGTGTGGCCATCAACCGCTATATCAAAAGGGGCGGCAAGTTATGGATCCGCCTATTTCCTGATAAGCCCGTAACCGCCAAGCCCATTGAAGTGCGTATGGGCAAGGGCAAGGGCGACCCGGAATTCTGGGTGGACGTGGTGAAATGCGGAGCCGTGATTTACGAATTGGAAGGCGTATCCGAAGAAGTGGCCAAAGAGGCCATGCGCCTGGCCCAGGGGAAATTCCCCATCCGTACGCGTTTTATCACGCGCAACAAGTAG
- a CDS encoding 50S ribosomal protein L29 yields the protein MKAKDIRSMTVDEIENKLVESRDKIFKQRMQKALGQAENPFKIRSTRRDIAKMITILAEKRSENVK from the coding sequence ATGAAGGCCAAAGATATTCGTTCCATGACCGTTGATGAGATTGAAAACAAGCTGGTGGAGTCCCGCGACAAGATATTTAAACAACGGATGCAGAAGGCCCTGGGGCAGGCGGAGAACCCTTTCAAGATTCGCTCCACCCGCCGGGACATCGCCAAGATGATCACGATTCTTGCCGAAAAGAGGTCAGAAAATGTCAAATAA
- the rpsQ gene encoding 30S ribosomal protein S17: protein MSNNESAKEKSTGILTGVVVSNRAQKTVTVSVQRIFKHPMYHKTVRFKKKYLAHDEENRCNMGDVVRIRQVRPISRRKMWLLQEIVSSTPGHSPDEIENEVSK, encoded by the coding sequence ATGTCAAATAACGAAAGCGCTAAAGAGAAAAGCACGGGAATACTTACCGGTGTGGTGGTTTCCAACCGCGCGCAAAAAACCGTTACGGTGAGTGTTCAACGCATCTTCAAGCATCCCATGTACCACAAGACCGTGAGATTCAAAAAAAAGTATCTGGCTCACGATGAAGAAAATCGCTGCAACATGGGTGATGTGGTGCGCATCCGCCAGGTCCGTCCCATCAGCCGCCGCAAAATGTGGTTGTTGCAGGAGATCGTGTCATCCACACCGGGTCACTCACCTGACGAGATTGAGAACGAGGTAAGCAAATGA
- a CDS encoding 50S ribosomal protein L14 — protein sequence MIQMNTRLKVADNSGAREIQFIRALGGSVGKVARVGDVFVGSVKTAEPNSKIRSGEVVRGVIVRTRKEVRRRDGSYIRFSDNAVVVIDKQGEPVGTRVFGPVARELREKRFMKIISLAPEVL from the coding sequence ATGATCCAGATGAATACTCGGTTAAAGGTGGCCGACAACTCCGGAGCTCGCGAGATTCAGTTTATTCGTGCACTTGGCGGATCGGTCGGCAAGGTTGCCCGGGTGGGAGATGTGTTCGTGGGATCTGTCAAGACAGCTGAACCCAACTCCAAGATCCGGTCCGGGGAGGTCGTGCGCGGCGTGATTGTGCGTACCCGTAAAGAAGTGAGGCGCCGTGACGGTTCTTACATCCGTTTTTCCGACAACGCCGTGGTGGTAATCGACAAACAGGGTGAACCCGTGGGAACGCGCGTGTTCGGACCGGTGGCACGGGAACTGCGGGAAAAACGCTTTATGAAGATCATATCTCTGGCTCCGGAGGTGCTCTGA
- the rplX gene encoding 50S ribosomal protein L24, with product MKTKLKKNDPVVVIRGKRQDKGKIGKVLRFVPEKSRVVVEKVHVMKEYVRPNPQKNIQGGIVDKEGSVPLSSVQYYCRECERGVRIGYKVSDSGKVRVCRKCGTVLD from the coding sequence ATGAAAACCAAGCTCAAGAAAAATGATCCCGTGGTTGTGATCCGCGGCAAGCGCCAGGACAAAGGCAAAATCGGCAAGGTGCTGCGTTTTGTCCCCGAAAAGAGCCGCGTGGTAGTGGAAAAAGTCCACGTAATGAAGGAATATGTGCGTCCCAATCCCCAGAAAAACATCCAGGGTGGAATCGTAGACAAAGAGGGATCCGTCCCCCTTTCCAGCGTGCAGTATTATTGCCGGGAATGTGAGCGGGGCGTGCGCATCGGCTACAAGGTGTCCGATTCCGGCAAAGTAAGGGTTTGCCGCAAGTGTGGGACCGTGTTGGATTAG
- a CDS encoding 50S ribosomal protein L5: MSRLYEQYKKTVRNSLQKDLQLKNVMMVPRLEKIVVNSGVGEATQNIKALDKVMEEMAIVTGQKPTMRRARKSIAQFRLRAGMPVGATVTLRGLRMYDFLDRLISVVLPRIKDFRGISPRSFDGRGNYTLALKDQLVFPEIDYNKVDNQKGMAVTIVTSAKTDKAALALLKELGMPFR, translated from the coding sequence ATGAGCAGATTGTACGAACAATACAAGAAAACGGTCCGAAACAGCCTGCAGAAGGATCTGCAACTCAAAAACGTCATGATGGTGCCGAGGCTGGAAAAGATCGTGGTGAACTCAGGCGTGGGTGAAGCCACCCAGAATATCAAAGCCCTGGACAAGGTGATGGAGGAGATGGCCATTGTAACCGGGCAGAAGCCCACAATGCGCCGGGCGCGCAAGTCGATTGCTCAGTTCCGCTTGCGTGCGGGTATGCCCGTGGGCGCCACGGTGACCTTGCGCGGACTGCGCATGTACGATTTCCTGGATCGCCTGATCAGCGTTGTGCTTCCCCGGATTAAGGATTTTCGGGGGATCTCGCCACGCTCTTTTGACGGGCGCGGGAATTACACCCTGGCGTTGAAAGATCAACTGGTTTTCCCTGAAATCGATTACAACAAAGTGGATAACCAGAAAGGAATGGCCGTCACCATTGTGACTTCGGCCAAAACGGACAAAGCGGCCCTGGCCCTGCTCAAAGAGCTGGGCATGCCTTTCCGTTAA
- a CDS encoding type Z 30S ribosomal protein S14, whose protein sequence is MAKKSIIAKSKRPRKYNVRNQTRCRLCGRSRAVYRKFQVCRLCFRELALRGEIPGITKSSW, encoded by the coding sequence GTGGCAAAGAAATCGATTATCGCAAAATCTAAACGACCCCGGAAATACAACGTGCGCAATCAGACCCGCTGCCGCCTTTGTGGTCGGTCCCGGGCGGTTTACCGCAAGTTCCAAGTATGTCGCCTGTGTTTCCGTGAATTGGCTCTAAGAGGCGAAATCCCCGGGATCACGAAATCGTCCTGGTAG
- a CDS encoding 30S ribosomal protein S8, which translates to MTHTDPIADMLTRIRNSAMVEKATAEMPLSKVKLEIAKLLKREGFIHNFKVENSVFPAQLILELKYSGKKSVIEGLKRISKPGCRVYASSDEIPNVLGGLGVALLSTSKGIMTGRECEKNRIGGEVLLHIW; encoded by the coding sequence ATGACCCATACTGATCCAATCGCAGATATGTTGACGCGGATTCGCAATTCCGCCATGGTGGAGAAGGCGACAGCCGAGATGCCGCTTTCCAAGGTGAAACTGGAAATCGCCAAGCTTCTCAAGCGCGAAGGCTTTATCCACAATTTCAAAGTGGAAAACAGCGTGTTTCCAGCGCAATTGATCCTGGAATTGAAGTACAGCGGTAAGAAAAGCGTAATTGAAGGATTGAAAAGGATCTCCAAGCCGGGTTGCCGTGTTTATGCCTCATCGGATGAGATTCCCAACGTTCTGGGTGGACTTGGCGTGGCTTTGCTGTCTACGTCCAAGGGCATCATGACCGGGCGTGAATGTGAAAAGAACCGGATCGGCGGTGAAGTACTGCTGCATATCTGGTAG
- a CDS encoding 50S ribosomal protein L6 yields MSRLASKPIPFESAVTIEIGNDKVRVKGPKGELSVPLHAGVDVSTEPGQIWVKRQEERYRAAQGLIWSLIRNAVTGVTQGFSQKLEIVGKGWRSQVKGNVVNLQVGHSHPVNFELPEGITASQENPGSFTLHSHDKQLLGQVCANIQKLRPVEPYKLKGIRLEGQYLRQKVRKTAGV; encoded by the coding sequence ATGTCTAGGTTAGCATCCAAACCCATCCCGTTTGAGTCCGCGGTGACCATCGAAATCGGGAACGACAAGGTCCGGGTTAAAGGGCCCAAGGGCGAGTTGTCTGTTCCCCTGCACGCGGGCGTGGATGTCAGCACTGAACCCGGCCAGATATGGGTAAAACGCCAGGAAGAGCGCTACCGAGCGGCACAGGGATTGATCTGGAGCCTGATTCGCAACGCCGTCACCGGTGTCACCCAGGGTTTTTCTCAGAAGCTGGAGATCGTGGGCAAGGGTTGGCGCTCCCAGGTCAAGGGAAATGTGGTCAACCTCCAGGTGGGGCATTCCCATCCGGTTAATTTTGAACTTCCGGAAGGAATTACCGCTTCCCAGGAAAATCCCGGCTCTTTTACCCTGCATTCTCACGACAAACAGCTGCTGGGACAGGTGTGCGCCAACATCCAGAAACTGCGTCCCGTGGAGCCATATAAGCTCAAGGGAATCCGTCTGGAAGGTCAATACCTGCGTCAGAAAGTCCGTAAAACCGCTGGAGTGTAA
- a CDS encoding 50S ribosomal protein L18, with product MITDKYIVKRRRRDRVRKSIRKLVNGTPERPRMIVVRSNKFLYTQVVDDRNGNVLAAATTLEKDLRAKLKSTKDKEAAKLMGQVIAERLKAKKITRVVFDRGVCMYSGRVKVFADAARESGIQF from the coding sequence ATGATAACCGATAAATACATTGTAAAGCGCCGCCGCCGTGACCGTGTACGCAAGTCGATCCGAAAACTTGTCAATGGTACACCGGAACGACCGCGTATGATTGTAGTCCGTAGCAACAAGTTCCTCTACACCCAGGTGGTGGATGACCGCAACGGCAATGTGCTGGCGGCCGCCACTACGCTTGAGAAGGATCTGCGGGCGAAGTTAAAGAGCACAAAAGACAAAGAAGCAGCCAAATTGATGGGCCAGGTGATCGCGGAACGCTTGAAAGCGAAAAAGATCACCCGTGTTGTATTCGACCGCGGCGTATGCATGTACTCCGGACGGGTCAAAGTATTTGCCGATGCGGCCCGGGAAAGTGGAATCCAGTTTTAA
- a CDS encoding 30S ribosomal protein S5, giving the protein MENMEPMYEEQVIQIRRVTKVVKGGKNLRFSAAVVVGDKGGSVGLGTGKAREVPLAIKKAVADAKKNLINVPIINQTIPYYKVGEFGAARVVLRPASPGTGVIAGGAVRVIMELGGIKNILTKSLRSKNTLTVARATIEGLKELSRPDEVRSKRNQKEEELWQ; this is encoded by the coding sequence ATGGAAAATATGGAACCCATGTACGAGGAACAGGTCATCCAGATTCGTCGCGTCACCAAGGTGGTCAAGGGCGGCAAAAATCTGCGTTTTTCCGCCGCCGTTGTGGTTGGTGACAAAGGCGGCAGTGTGGGGCTGGGTACGGGCAAAGCCCGTGAAGTACCCTTGGCCATCAAGAAAGCCGTTGCGGATGCCAAGAAAAACCTGATCAACGTCCCCATCATCAATCAGACCATTCCATACTACAAGGTGGGAGAATTTGGAGCAGCCCGGGTCGTATTGCGGCCTGCCTCTCCGGGAACGGGTGTGATCGCAGGCGGAGCCGTGCGTGTGATCATGGAGCTTGGCGGGATCAAAAACATCCTGACCAAGAGCCTGCGCAGCAAGAACACTTTAACTGTGGCCAGGGCCACCATAGAGGGACTCAAAGAATTGAGTCGACCTGACGAGGTCCGGAGCAAACGGAACCAGAAGGAGGAAGAACTATGGCAGTAA
- a CDS encoding 50S ribosomal protein L30 — MAVKKTESFPKVRIRLVKSLVGRTAAQRAVVRGLGLNKLQSSVIREKRPEIMGMVRKIDFMLEVTEVEK, encoded by the coding sequence ATGGCAGTAAAAAAAACGGAATCCTTCCCCAAGGTGCGTATCCGCCTGGTAAAGAGCCTGGTTGGCCGCACGGCGGCCCAGAGGGCAGTGGTTCGTGGCCTGGGCCTCAACAAGTTGCAATCATCCGTTATCCGGGAGAAACGTCCCGAGATTATGGGAATGGTGCGCAAAATCGATTTCATGCTTGAAGTCACGGAGGTGGAAAAATGA
- a CDS encoding 50S ribosomal protein L15 produces the protein MTLANLKPADGAIKKRKRVGRGIGSGLGKTAGRGMNGQKSRSGYARKRGFEGGQMPLVRRVPKRGFTNKFRIEYAVVNLDRIEKSGLDEIRPEDFAQTRMVRGRNVLIKVLGNGTLTRKVRVHAHSFSQSALEKIRKQGGEAVTLGGDEN, from the coding sequence ATTACATTGGCAAACCTGAAACCCGCCGACGGCGCCATTAAAAAGCGCAAACGTGTGGGCCGTGGTATCGGTTCCGGCTTGGGAAAAACCGCCGGTCGAGGCATGAATGGACAGAAATCCCGCTCCGGGTATGCCCGCAAACGTGGATTTGAAGGGGGCCAGATGCCCCTGGTGCGCCGTGTCCCCAAACGGGGTTTCACCAACAAGTTCCGCATCGAGTACGCCGTAGTGAACCTGGACCGCATTGAAAAATCCGGACTGGATGAGATCCGTCCCGAGGATTTTGCGCAGACGCGCATGGTTCGCGGCCGCAATGTTCTCATCAAAGTCCTCGGCAACGGAACACTGACCCGAAAGGTTCGTGTGCATGCCCACTCTTTTTCCCAATCCGCGCTTGAAAAGATCCGGAAACAGGGCGGTGAAGCCGTTACTCTTGGAGGAGACGAAAATTGA